A stretch of Haloprofundus halophilus DNA encodes these proteins:
- a CDS encoding metallophosphoesterase: MLVGIVSDTHDNLDCVRAAVDHFESESVDTVVHCGDVVAPFSATPFDSSFEFYAVRGNNDGEWNLQSTVESFGTYLGEAGELTFDDLDVAVYHGTSGTLVDALVDCGDYDYVLHGHTHRREVEERGETVRVNPGGLPIPGADDAFHVAVLDTETGEVSSHEVA, encoded by the coding sequence ATACCCACGACAACCTCGACTGCGTACGCGCGGCCGTCGACCACTTCGAATCCGAGTCCGTCGACACCGTGGTCCACTGCGGCGACGTCGTCGCCCCCTTCTCGGCGACGCCGTTCGATTCGTCCTTCGAGTTCTACGCCGTCCGCGGCAACAACGACGGCGAGTGGAACCTCCAGTCGACGGTGGAGTCGTTCGGCACCTACCTCGGCGAAGCGGGCGAACTCACCTTCGACGACCTCGACGTGGCCGTCTACCACGGAACGAGCGGGACGCTCGTGGACGCGCTCGTCGACTGCGGCGACTACGACTACGTCCTCCACGGCCACACCCACCGGCGAGAGGTCGAGGAACGCGGCGAGACGGTGCGCGTCAACCCCGGTGGACTCCCGATTCCGGGTGCCGACGACGCGTTCCACGTCGCCGTTCTCGACACCGAAACCGGCGAGGTGTCGTCGCACGAAGTCGCGTAG
- a CDS encoding type II glyceraldehyde-3-phosphate dehydrogenase, whose translation MLKVGVNGYGTIGKRVADAVCAQPDMELVGVAKTRPNFEAETAVRNGYSLYAALPERVDQFDEAGVPLAGVVDDLVADSDVVVDTTPSGIGAQNRELYERHDTPAIFQGGEDADVADVSFNARANYDEATDAQFVRTVSCNTTGLSRLLAPLDETYGVKKARVTLVRRGGDPGQTGRGPINDILPDPVKLPSHHGPDVQTIFPDLKIDTLGLKVPATLMHTHSVNVTLESTPTAEDVRDLLAGESRLFFVPQHSGIDGTGKLKEFAMDAGRPRGDLWENCIWEESIAVEDDDLYLFQAIHQESDVIPENIDAVRAITGSATKDESIALTNETLGVGLESVFGGQTRSFVAADD comes from the coding sequence ATGCTCAAGGTGGGCGTCAATGGCTACGGAACAATCGGCAAACGCGTCGCAGACGCCGTCTGCGCGCAGCCCGACATGGAACTCGTCGGGGTTGCGAAGACGCGGCCGAACTTCGAAGCCGAGACGGCAGTCCGAAACGGGTACTCCCTCTACGCCGCGCTTCCCGAGCGCGTCGACCAGTTCGACGAAGCGGGCGTTCCCCTCGCTGGCGTGGTCGACGATCTGGTCGCCGACAGCGACGTGGTCGTCGACACCACTCCCTCCGGAATCGGCGCACAGAACCGCGAACTGTACGAGCGCCACGACACCCCGGCCATCTTCCAGGGCGGCGAAGACGCCGACGTCGCGGACGTGAGCTTCAACGCGCGCGCCAACTACGACGAGGCCACCGACGCGCAGTTCGTCCGAACCGTCTCCTGCAACACGACCGGTCTCTCTCGACTGCTCGCGCCGCTCGACGAGACCTACGGCGTGAAGAAAGCGCGCGTGACGCTCGTCCGTCGCGGCGGCGACCCCGGACAGACGGGCCGCGGACCGATCAACGACATCCTACCGGACCCCGTGAAGCTCCCCTCGCACCACGGCCCGGACGTCCAGACCATCTTCCCGGACCTCAAGATCGACACGCTCGGGCTGAAGGTGCCGGCGACGCTGATGCACACCCACAGCGTCAACGTCACGCTCGAATCGACGCCGACGGCCGAGGACGTGCGCGACCTGCTCGCGGGCGAGTCGCGGCTGTTCTTCGTCCCCCAACACTCCGGTATCGACGGCACCGGCAAGCTCAAGGAGTTCGCCATGGACGCCGGTCGCCCCCGCGGCGACCTCTGGGAGAACTGCATCTGGGAGGAGTCCATCGCCGTCGAGGACGACGACCTCTACCTCTTCCAGGCGATTCACCAGGAGAGCGACGTGATCCCCGAGAACATCGACGCCGTCCGCGCCATCACCGGCAGCGCGACGAAAGACGAGAGCATCGCGCTGACGAACGAGACGCTCGGCGTCGGCCTCGAGAGCGTCTTCGGCGGGCAGACGCGGTCGTTCGTCGCCGCCGACGACTAA
- a CDS encoding aminopeptidase codes for MADHSTGDALRAAAETALEQCLNVQPEESCVVVTDDKRAPIGEALYEVASDITDDAVVVRYPPGPQHGAEPPAPVAAAMRDADVFVAPTTKSLSHTRARSEACDAGARGATMPGITEEVMLAGLDADYEAIARHSLDVLEQVVDADEIRVTTESGTDITFVPGDREWLSDTGMVHEAGQFSNLPAGEVFVSPETVDGTYVVDGTMMPYGLLGEGQELRFEVEDGYVTEISDDEVRAQVEAGAEEVGRDAYNLAELGIGTNVGVDDLVGSVLLDEKAAGTVHIAIGDDAGIGGDTVAPLHLDGIIREPTVYADGEVVDLPTVER; via the coding sequence ATGGCCGACCACAGCACCGGCGACGCGCTCCGTGCCGCCGCGGAGACGGCGCTCGAACAGTGTCTGAACGTCCAGCCCGAGGAGTCCTGCGTCGTCGTCACCGACGACAAGCGAGCGCCCATCGGCGAGGCGCTGTACGAGGTAGCGAGCGACATCACCGACGACGCCGTCGTCGTTCGCTACCCACCGGGACCGCAGCACGGTGCGGAGCCGCCGGCACCCGTCGCGGCGGCGATGCGCGACGCCGACGTGTTCGTCGCGCCGACGACGAAGAGCCTGAGCCACACCCGCGCGCGCAGCGAAGCGTGCGACGCCGGCGCGCGCGGCGCGACGATGCCCGGAATCACGGAGGAAGTGATGCTCGCCGGGCTCGACGCCGACTACGAAGCGATCGCGCGGCACAGCCTCGACGTGCTCGAACAGGTCGTCGACGCCGACGAGATTCGCGTGACGACCGAGAGCGGCACCGATATCACGTTCGTCCCCGGCGACCGCGAGTGGCTCTCGGACACCGGGATGGTCCACGAGGCGGGGCAGTTCTCGAACCTCCCGGCGGGCGAGGTGTTCGTCAGTCCCGAGACGGTCGACGGCACTTACGTCGTCGACGGGACGATGATGCCGTACGGCCTGCTCGGAGAGGGGCAGGAGCTCCGTTTCGAGGTCGAAGACGGCTACGTCACGGAGATATCGGACGACGAGGTTCGGGCGCAGGTCGAAGCGGGCGCCGAAGAGGTCGGACGCGACGCGTACAACCTCGCCGAACTCGGCATCGGGACGAACGTCGGCGTCGACGACCTGGTCGGCTCCGTCCTCCTCGACGAGAAGGCCGCCGGCACGGTTCACATCGCCATCGGCGACGACGCCGGCATCGGCGGCGACACCGTCGCGCCGCTTCATCTGGACGGAATCATCCGCGAACCGACCGTGTACGCGGACGGGGAGGTCGTAGACCTCCCGACAGTCGAGCGGTGA
- a CDS encoding DUF7344 domain-containing protein has protein sequence MDDDSFDRQTRGDNGRTDGSGEFPDSVRVDDTDTFPLDAVFQVLCDPRRRYVLYHLQTCRYPATLSEVAEQVAAWEYEEDPERIPEEVTEQVRADLHHSHLPKLADAGIVDYDADANVVTMAGCTRPLDEFLEFTHQYEQYQR, from the coding sequence ATGGACGACGACTCATTCGACAGACAGACGAGGGGTGACAACGGGAGAACAGACGGCTCCGGGGAGTTTCCTGACTCCGTCCGCGTCGACGACACCGACACGTTTCCGCTCGACGCGGTGTTTCAGGTACTCTGCGACCCGCGCCGTCGATACGTGTTGTACCACCTGCAGACGTGTCGCTATCCGGCGACGCTCTCGGAGGTCGCAGAACAGGTCGCCGCCTGGGAGTACGAAGAGGACCCAGAGCGGATTCCGGAGGAGGTCACCGAGCAGGTCCGCGCCGACTTACACCACTCGCACCTCCCGAAGTTGGCGGACGCGGGCATCGTCGACTACGACGCCGACGCGAACGTCGTGACGATGGCGGGGTGCACTCGACCGCTCGACGAGTTCCTGGAGTTCACGCACCAGTACGAGCAGTATCAGCGGTAG
- a CDS encoding HVO_0476 family zinc finger protein, with translation MSQSERVAVVCPSCSPQTETVHEVLKPGGQTTVRCTECGHTHKTKIEEEREVELSVIVSQDGESFSTTVDAPAEETLAVGEEFVADTPEAIMLVRITSLDVGDDQRVEEAVAEDVATVWTRVVDNVSVPVTLHPGDGRRDETRSFKLSVPGDYEFVVGETEELNDEEFEIEGIHVRLNATNYRFDKFDRDGDMVFAKDVKRIYGRDETSSAWSAW, from the coding sequence ATGAGCCAAAGCGAACGCGTCGCGGTGGTCTGTCCCTCCTGTTCACCGCAGACGGAGACGGTCCACGAGGTACTCAAACCCGGGGGCCAGACGACCGTCCGGTGCACCGAGTGCGGACACACCCACAAGACGAAAATCGAGGAGGAACGCGAGGTCGAACTGAGCGTCATCGTCTCCCAAGACGGCGAGTCGTTCAGCACGACCGTCGACGCGCCCGCCGAGGAGACGCTGGCGGTCGGCGAGGAGTTCGTCGCCGACACTCCGGAGGCCATCATGCTCGTCCGCATCACGTCGCTCGACGTCGGCGACGACCAGCGAGTCGAGGAAGCCGTCGCCGAGGACGTGGCGACCGTCTGGACCCGGGTCGTCGACAACGTGAGCGTCCCCGTGACGCTCCACCCCGGCGACGGCCGCCGCGACGAGACGCGGAGCTTCAAACTCAGCGTCCCCGGCGACTACGAGTTCGTCGTCGGCGAGACCGAGGAACTGAACGACGAGGAGTTCGAGATAGAGGGCATCCACGTCCGACTGAACGCGACGAACTACCGTTTCGACAAGTTCGACCGCGACGGCGACATGGTGTTCGCGAAGGACGTCAAGCGAATCTACGGCCGCGACGAGACGAGCTCGGCGTGGTCGGCGTGGTGA
- a CDS encoding protein-L-isoaspartate(D-aspartate) O-methyltransferase — MDFETARKRMVDRLVDRGRIERETTADALRAVPRHAFVPPERRESAYQDRPLPIGGGQTISAPHMVAIVTDLLALDPGDRVLEIGTGRGYHAAVTAEALARVERGAGADDTDDADDGGVYSVEYEPKLAEHARETLSEHGYDVDVRTGDGYEGWADRAPYDRAYLACAPESLPERVVEQLRPGGCVVGPVGRRRQRLVRAWRREDGRVDRETHGGVRFVPMRRSDD, encoded by the coding sequence ATGGACTTCGAAACCGCCCGCAAACGGATGGTCGACCGACTCGTCGACCGCGGCCGAATCGAGCGGGAGACGACGGCCGACGCGCTCCGCGCCGTCCCCCGTCACGCGTTCGTCCCGCCGGAGCGACGCGAGAGCGCCTACCAGGACCGTCCGCTGCCCATCGGCGGCGGCCAGACTATCAGCGCACCGCACATGGTCGCCATCGTCACCGACCTCCTCGCGCTCGACCCCGGCGACCGCGTGCTCGAGATCGGAACCGGTCGCGGCTACCACGCCGCCGTCACCGCCGAAGCGCTCGCGCGAGTCGAGCGCGGTGCCGGAGCCGACGACACCGACGACGCCGACGACGGAGGCGTGTACAGCGTTGAGTACGAACCGAAACTGGCCGAACACGCCCGCGAAACCCTCTCCGAGCACGGATACGACGTCGACGTCCGCACCGGTGACGGCTACGAGGGGTGGGCCGACCGCGCGCCGTACGACCGCGCGTACCTCGCCTGCGCGCCGGAGTCGCTACCGGAACGAGTGGTCGAACAGCTCCGACCGGGAGGGTGCGTCGTCGGGCCGGTCGGTCGCAGGCGTCAGCGACTCGTCCGCGCGTGGCGACGGGAGGACGGGCGCGTCGACCGCGAGACCCACGGCGGCGTCCGGTTCGTTCCGATGCGACGCAGCGACGACTGA